ATCGCCATCCAATGCCCGGGGTTCTCCGGGCGGGTGGCCACCACGTCCAACAGCCCATCGTCCATGCGCGCCCGGTCGGCGAGCACCGCGCCCGCGCGCAACGGTCCTACTCCCGGCAGCAGGGGCGTGTTCGTCGCCAACACTGACCAATAGCGCCCCCGCCGCCAGGGCGTGTCGTCGGTGCGCCACGACATCTCGAAGCCGCGACGGGGAAGCTGCCCCAGCCCCGCCACTCCATAGGCCAGGGGCCCCAGCACCCGCTTGGTGCGCCGATGGGTTGACTGCACCGACAGGGCATCGCGCCCCATGCCGACCATGGTGCAGAAGGGTTGCGGCGCCACGGGTTGCCCGTGCTCATCCCAACAGCTGGCCAACCCGACGTCCAGGTCTGCCAGGTCGCCCAGCACGGCGACCCGCGCACGACCGCTCACCGATCCCCGGCGAAGGCCCAGCGCCGAGGCGAGCACATTGCCCGAGCCCGCGGCAAGGATGCCCAGGGTGCACTGGTTGGCGCCGGCACCGGCCAGCACCCCGGCGGCCAAGCGCACCGTCCCGTCGCCGCCGGCCACGACCACCGTGTCGGCCCCGGCGTCCAGGAACTGCACCACCTGTGCGCGCCCGGGCTCGGCCCGGGAGGTGTGCCGCACCAGCAACCGCGCCCCCACCTCCCGGCACACGGCCTGCACCGAGTCGACGATGGCACCCTGACGCTCAGCCAGCGAGTGAACCAACAGCCCGACCACCCGGGGACGTCCGGACGGACGCGAAGGCCGGTCGAAGGGCTGGGGACGGGCACGCGGCAGCACATCGGACCATCGCGTCGGCCCATCGCCCTGCTTGTCCACCATGGGATTCATTGTGCCGCCAGGGTCGGCGTCGACGCCCGGTGGCCTCCCATTGCGTGTCCGCCGCCCGCGCCGCCGCGGCGTCAATGCGGGACCACCGGCCCGCGTTGTCCGCAATTTGAACCGGTTTGGCATATGGCAATTCGACAGCTATGTTTATTCACGTGAACAGCACTCCCGACCTGAGCCACGCGACGTCGTCGCGCGATGCCGTCGTGATGATGTGTTGTCTCTGTTGCCGCTAGTCCGGCGCAGCTTTGTGCGGTCATACTCCCAAACTTCTGCGTTAGCCGGGCGGGCCTCCCAACTCCCCTGTCAGAGCCGGCGTGCTTGCACACCCGAACTCTCGTGACAGTACGGCGCGAAGGCCTCTCAAGCTCTTCACTGCGCCGTCACAGCAATTGACGGAAAACTCTCTTTCATCAAAAGCTATTCCCTCACTCGAAAGGCCCTCGCATGTCTGCAATTCACGATTCCATCACCGAACTCATCTTCAACACGCCGCTGGTGCGCGCACCCCATTACCTGAAGGCAGCCGGCGCCCCTGATGCCGACATCGCCCTCAAGCTGGAGTACTTCAACCCGGCCGGTTCGGTGAAGGACCGCATTGCCCTGGCAATGATTACCGACGCCGAGAAGCGCGGCGTCCTGAAGCCCGGCGGCACCATCATCGAGCCCAGCTCGGGCAACACCGGTATCGGCCTGGCCGCCGTGGGCACCGCCCGCGGCTACAAGGTGAAGGTCGTGCTTCCCGCCAGCCTGTCGGTTGAGCGCCGCGCGCTGATCCAGGCCTACGGCGGCGAGGTCATCCTCACCCCCGGACCGCTGGCCATCAAGGGCTCCATCGCCTACGCCAAGCAGCTGCACGAAGCCGACCCCTCCTCGGTGATCCTCGGCCAGTTCGACAACCCGGCCAACCCGGAGATCCACTACAAGACCACCGGCCCGGAGATCTGGAAGGACACCGACGGCACCGTCGACGTCTTCATTGCCGGAATCGGCACCGGCGGCACCCTGTCGGGCGCCGGCAAGTACCTGAAGGAACAGAAGCCCGACCTCAAGGTGATCGGCATCGAGCCCGCCAAGAGCCCGATCCTCGAGGGTGGCAAGCCCGGCCCGCACGGAATCCAGGGCATTGGCACCGGCTTCGTCCCCAACACGCTTGACCGTTCGGTCTACGACGAGGTTGTGGGCATCACCGACGAGGACTCCATTGCCCAGGCCCGCCTGCTCGGCACCGCCGAGGGCATCTTCGTGGGCATCAGCTCCGGTGCTGCCCTGACCGCCGCCCTGCAGATCGCCGCCCGCGACGAGTACAAGGGCAAGCGCATCGTGGCCCTGCTCCCCGATTCGGGCGACCGCTACCTGTCCACCGCCCTCGGCCAGTTCCCCGAGCTCACCGTGCACGAGGACGTCGAGCTCTGAGCGACAGCCCGGCCCCAACGCACACATAATCACCACTGACAGGTCCGTCACCCCGGCCCTGCCGGCCCACAAGGACGCCGTCTCCGAGGGAAGTCACCCGCCCGCGGACGCGGCGTCCTTGCGCGTTCCGGCACCCGTCCGCCCACCATCGTCATGGCAGGGCCCCAACCTCCCAGATAATGTGATATCACTTTGGTATCACATTGAGAGGATTCCACCATGACCACTCCTCAGTCCCCTGACGCCTCGGGCACGCCACTACCGGACGATGCCCTGGTGCACTCCCCCGCCGGCCATCCAGTAGGACGCGAGGGAAGCCGCGTCGACATCAACGAACGCAGGGCCTGGGCCATCACCGGGCTGCCCGGGATCCTCATCGCCCTGGCGCTGCTGGCCGTTGGTGCCTGGCTCTTCCTGGCCGAGGACATGCCAGAATTCAGCGCACCGCTGGGCGTGGTGCTGGCCGTCATCGGCCTGCTGCTGTTCAGTGGCCTGGCGGTGATCAGCCCCGGCCAGACCCGCGTAGTGCAGTTCTTCGGCGCCTACATCGGCACAGTGCGACGCACCGGCCTGGTGATGACCGTGCCGCTCACCACCCGCCGCAAGGTGTCGGTCAAGGTGAACAACTTCGAGACCAACGAGCTGAAGGTCAACGACTCCGAGGGCAATCCGGTCAACATCGCCGCCATCATCGTGTGGCAGGTGGCCGACACCGCCAAGTCGGTGTTCGCCGTGGAGAATGCCCACGAGTTCGTGGCCGTGCAGTCGGAGTCGGCGCTGCGCCACATCGCGGGCGCCCATCCCTATGACAACGGGGAGCCCGGCGCCGAGACGCTGCGCGGGGCCACCGAGAAGGTGGCCGACGAGCTGGCTGCCGAGGTGGCCGCCCGCATCGCCATCGCCGGCCTTGAGGTGATCGAGGCCCGCATCAGCTCGCTGGCCTACGCCCCCGAGATCGCCCAGGCCATGCTGCAACGCCAGCAGGCCTCGGCGGTGATCGCCGCGCGCGAGAAGATCGTCGAGGGCGCCGTGACCATGGTGCAGAACGCCCTCAACCAGCTGGAGGAGCAGGACATCGTGGCACTTGACGATGGGCGCAAGGCCGCCATGGTGTCGAACCTGCTCGTGGTGCTGTGCTCCGACTCCCGCGCGACCCCGGTGGTCAACGCCGGAACGCTCTACAACTGATCCGCTGGCGCCATGAGTGAGCGCAAGACGCTCCTGCTGCGACTTGACCCTGCCGTGCACGACGCACTGCAGCGGTGGGCCAATGACGAACTACGGTCGACCAACGCGCAGATGGAGATGGTCCTCCGCGACGCGCTGCGGCGCGCGGGACGACTGCCGAAGGACGTGAAGCCCATCCGGAAACCGGGGCGTCCACCGGCACGACGGAACAAGGGGGACGACCAGCCCACGACGTGAGGGACGGTCGCAGCCCGGCCAAGTGGGCCGGGCTGCGACCGTCATGTCACATCTCGTGCAGATCAGGCTCCCCCGACCAAGGCCGGGGGATGACGTCCGGGCTCAGCGGGCGAATGCCGGCAGCTCGTCGTCGACGTCACCGCGCGCCGAGGCGATGATGCCGAAGGTGACGAACAGGACGGCACTGATGATCAGGGCCACCAGCGGCACGGTCCACCCGTTGGTGATTCCGTGCACGGCGCCCACGAGCCAGGTGCCGACGCCGGCAATCAGATAGCCGAGGGCCTGGGAGAACCCGGACAGCTGCGCGGTCACCAGCGGATCGCGGCTGCGTTCGGCCACCAGGGCAATGGCCAGCGGGAAGGCCCAGCCCGACAGCGAGAGCATGATCGTCCACAACCACGGCAGCGCGGCCGGGGCGAGCAACAGCCCGACATAGCCGCCGGCCAGCAGGATACCCAGCACCACGATCATGCCGGTGGGCCGCGTCAGCTTCTGGGCGACGATGGGCATCACCAGCCCGCCGGGAATGGCAATCACGTTGAACAGCGACAGCAACAGGCTCGCCTGGGCCACCGACAGGCCGGCGTCCCGGAAGATCTGCGGCAACCACCCGAAGGACACATAGGCCTGCATGGACTGCAGCCCGAAGAACAGTCCGAGCGCCAGCCCCTTGCGGGTGCGCGCGATCTCCCACATCGTCGGACCCTTGCGCTGCACGGCGCCCTCGGTCATGTCACGCATGTGCCCGGCATGGGGCGCGATGGCGGCGACCACCACCCACACCACCAGTGCGACGGCGGCCGTGGCACCCCACACACCCAGGTTGAGCTGCCAGTTGCCCGGATGGGACGCGAAGATCACCGGCACGAGCAGGCTCGGCGCCAGGGCACCGATCGGCAGCACGGTGGTGTACACCGACATCATGCCGGCCACATGCCCGGGGAAGAAGCGCTTGACGAACACCGGGGCCAGCACATTGCCGACCGCCATGCCGGCCAGCGCGAGCACGCTGAGCGCCAGGAAGCTCATCTCGCCGTGCACGAGCACCCGGCCCAGGAGCCCCCCGGTGATCACCAGGGCGGCGACGGCCAGGGTGCGGGTGGTGCCGAAGCGACCGCCGATGCGGGCGGCGAAGGCGCCGATGATGGCGAAGCAGAAGGGTGGCATCGCACTCAGCAGCGCCGCCACGCCCGGGCCCATGTGCAGCCCGGCACGCAGTTCGCTGAGCAACGGACCGATCGAGGTCGCGCCCGGACGCAGGTTCACTGCCAGGACAATGACCGCCACCACCGCCAACCACACGGGCAGGTGGCGTCGGATCCGATGGCTGGGATTCAACGTCGGTTCAGTCTCGATAGTGGATGTCACATTCGACATGGATGCTCCTTCTGGGCCAGAACGCCAGCTGATCAACCGTCGCGGCCCCGGCCATCATGCCCCCGATCTCACCATTCGGGAACTTTTCGCCACCAGCGCATCGCCCGTGACAAGGCCTTATGTCGATCTGTCCGAGTCCTGTCGCGGTCAGACGAGCGACTTCGCGCGCAGCCACTCCCGGGCGATGTCGGCGGCCTTCAACTGCTTGGTCACGCTCTGGGAGTTCAACGACTGCAGCTCCGACTGGCCCAGCTGGGCGCTCACCTTGTTGATGGCCGCGGCGGCCGCAGCGTCAACCCGCGCCGAGGCGAGGGGCGTCACATTCTGCGCCAGGATGAGGTGCTTCGGATCGGACAGCACCACCAGGTCGTTGCTGGCAATCGAGGGATCGGCGGTGTAGATGTCGGCCGCCTGCACCTTGCCGTCGAGCAGCGCCTTCACCGTCAGGGGGCCTCCGGAGTCCTCCACCCCGAGCACCGTGGCGTCCACCCCGTAGAGCCTCTTCAGGCCGGTGGGACCGTAGGGCCGCGTCGCGAACTCCGAATTCGCGGCCACCGTGATGGTGGTGCCCAGGGCCGCCAGGTCGCCGATGGACGACATGGAATGCTCCTGCGCGGATGCCCTGGTGACCGTGTAGGAATCCTGGTCGCCGGCGTCGGCCTGGTCGAGCACATGCAGGCTGGCGGGCAGTGCCTTCACCACCGCCTCGCGCACGGCGTCGCGGTCGGTCACCTGGGTGTCCTTGTTGAAGTACTGCAGCAGGTTCCCCGAGTATTCGGGGATCAGGTCGATCTTGCCCGAGGTCATCTCGTCGATGTACACCTCGCGCTGCCCGATCTCGAACTGGCGCGTCACGGCGATGCCGCTGGCCTCGAGCACCTGGGCGTAGCACTCGGCGATGATCTCGTTCGAGTAGTACTGCTGCGAGCCGACCACCAGGCCCGTCCGGCTGGCCGATGAGCTGGCACCAATGGGGTCATTGCGTGAGCAGGCGGCCAGGGTCGCAAGTCCAATCGCCCCCAGGACGGCACGTCGTGGCAATCTCATGGTTTTCCTCCCTGTTCGTGATCCGTCGCCCGGCGGGTCAGTGCCGCCAATAGGCGCGCGTGGTCTCGGTGAGCCCGCCGAGCTCGGTGAAGCCCGCATCGATGATGCTCACCGGACGCGGGGTGCGGTGCCACTGCTCGACGCTGGGGAAGTCCACCTGGAGTCGGAAGCCGTCGGCGCGCCAGGAGGCACGGGTCGATTCCGGGTCACCATCTGTTCCGGCCGACTCATAGAGGCGCTGCGCGGCATGGGCGCACTGGGCCGCCATCTTCCCGCTGGTCATCTCGACCAACGGGCTGACCTCCACCACGGCCAGCGCATCCACCGACAGGCTCACGCCCTCGTCGGGGAAGTTGGTGCCGGCGATCTGCAGCTTGTCGATGGCCTTCGGCTGCGGTTCCTCGGGCCCGGGGACGAAGGCCCGCGCCGCCGCGACACCGAAGTCCGCGGGGCCCGCCTGTTCGACGCTGACCCCCTCGAGCAGCTGCACATCGTCCCACCGCTTGCCGTCCGCACGACGGACGAGCTTGCGGATGTGCCCGCCGACCCAGTGCTGCACCGCGTCATGCCAGGGGCCACCCTCGGCGGAGCGCGCATCGTCCAGCAGGGCCACCACGGCCCGGGCCGTGGCCTCGCAGACATCCACCTGACGCGCGGGTTCGTGGCGGTCACGGTAGACCACCAGCTGCATCGCCCACGGCATGACGCCGCCGGGCTCGGGATGGGGCACATGGAAGGAATCGACGCTCACCCGGCCACGCTATCCCGGCACCGCAGCCGCGACCCCCACGTCCGCCCAGCATCCGGTGCCCGCCCTGATACCGCGACATCGCGGCCTGTAACGTCGGCGCATGAGCCAAGTCATCATTCCGTCACTGTGGTTCGACCACGTGGCGCGCGGGGCGGTCGACTTCTACCTCGACGTGTTCCCCGACGCCCGCCAGACCCACATCGCCCACTACCCGGCCGAGGGACTACCCGACTTCCAGCAGGAGTTCGCCGGCGAGGTGCTGGAGATCGGCTTCTCCATCGACGGCTTCGAGTTCAGCGCGATCAACGCCGGGCCGGAATTCGCGATCAACCCGTCGATCTCGTTCATGCTCAACTTCGACCCGTCCACCATGCCCGACGCCCGCGACCGGCTGGATGCCCTGTGGACGCGCCTCATCGACGGCGGTTCGGCGCTGATGGACCTCGACAGTTACGACTGGTCGGCCCGCTACGGGTGGTTGCAGGACCGTTTCGGGGTGAACTGGCAGCTGATGCTCACCGACCCCGCCGGCGAGCCGCGTCCGTTCGTCATCCCGCAGTTCATGTTCCCCTACCGCTCCGCCCGGGCCCACGAGGCGTTGCAGTACTGGACGAGCGTGTTCCCCGACGCACGGCAGGGCACGGTCGTCGGCTACCAGCCCGACCAGGGCCAACCGGACGGCACGATCCTGTTCTCCGACTTCCAACTGGCCGGCCAATGGTTCAGCGCGATGGATTCGGGCGCACAGTTGCCCGAAGGGTTCGACTTCAACGAGGCCGTGAGCCTGACCGTGCAGTGCGCTGACCAGGCCGAGATCGACCACTTCTGGCAGGCCCTGTCAGCAGTGCCCGAGGCCGAGCAGTGCGGCTGGTGCAAGGACCGATTCGGCGTCAGCTGGCAGGTGGTGCCCGCGGCGATGGAGGAGCTCATGGCCCGGCCCGGCGCCTACCAGAAGATGCTCGCGATGAAGAAGCTCGTCATCGCCGACTTCTGAGGCCGACAGGTGGGCCTTGTCGGATTCCGGGATCGCGACATATAGTCGCATCATGTTTGCGACAGGGTGTCTCGAACCGCGCAGTCCCCATCGAGCCCATGGACCCCGCCGAGCCCGGCACGGCTTCGCGTGCGACCCCTGGAACCACCCGGGAAACCACGTGGAAAACCACCTGGAAGACCCGGAAGACAAGGTGCTGTCATGAGGGCCGAACGAGGAATCGCCGCCACCGGTGACGACCTGACGGCAGGTGAGCGGGCGTCACGCGCCCTCGAGGGGCCCGCGGCGGATTCGCACCGCGATGCTCCCGGCGGATCGCCCACCGCACCGCCCTGGAAGGCCCTGTGGGTGTTGGCCGCCGGCCTGGCGATCATCGTGCTGGACGGCACCATCGTGTCCGTGGCGATGCCGACGATCATCGACTCGATCGGCATCAGCCTGACCGATGCGCAATGGGTCACCTCGCTGTACAACATCGTGTTGGCGGCGCTGCTGCTGCCCTTGGGCAAGCTCGGTGACGAGAAGGGCCGCAAGGCGTTGTTCCTCATCGGCATCGTCGTGTTCATGGCTGGATCCGGCCTGGCCGCCCTGTCGGGCGCCGCCGCTCCCCTGCTCGCCAGCCGCACGGTGCAGGCCATCGGCGCGGCCATGATCATGCCCTCCACCCTGTCGATCGTGTCGGCCTCGTTCCGCGGCCGGGACCGGGCCGCCGCCTTCGGCGTCTGGGGTGCCGTGATGTCGGGCGCCGCCGCCCTGGGTCCATTGCTCGGCGGCATCTTCACCGAGACCATCGGCTGGCGGTGGATCTTCCTGGTCAACATTCCGGTGGGCATCGTGATCGTGGCGTTGGGACTGAAGTTCGTCCCGCACACCGGCGGGGCATCGGCCCTGCCGGGTGCCTCCGATCCGACCGGGGCGTCCCGCCGGCGGGGTCGTGGTCCGTTGTCCTTCCTCGACGTGCCCGGCACCGTCCTGGCCTCACTGGGCGCGGCGCTGTTCGTCTTTGGCCTCATCGAGGGGAACACCTATGGATGGTGGAGCCCCACGGCGCCGTTCTCGGTGGCCGGCATTGAATGGCCCACCGGGTGGGCAGTCTCGGTGACGCCGGTGGCGTTGTTCGTCGGCGCGGCACTGATCGTGGCGTTCGTCGTGGTCGAGCGCCTGCGCGGCGCCCGGCACAAGGCCGTGACGCTCGACATGCGCCTGTTCTCGATCCCGTCGTTCTCGTGGGGCAATCTGACGGCCGGGGCGGTATCGGCCGGTGAGTTCGCGCTGGTCTTCGTGCTGCCGCTCTACCTGGTGAACGCCGTGGGCCTGTCGACGATCCGGGCCGGGCTGGTGCTCATGGCGATGGCCTTGGGCGCCATGGTCTCGGGTGCCCTGGCCCGCAAACTCGCCGCCGCGCTGGGGGCCGCGCGGGTGGTGCAGCTGGGGTTGCTGCTCGAGATCATCGGCGTGGCCATCTCGGTGACCATCATGAAGCCCTCGATGTCGCCGTTGTGGTTCGCCGGGACCCTGATCATCTACGGGGTCGGACTGGGACTGGCCTCCGCCCAACTGACCAGCCTGGTGCTGGGCAGGGTGCCGGTGGCCCAGTCGGGCGAAGGATCGGCAACCCAATCGACGGTGCGCCAACTCGGATCTGCACTGGGCGCGGCCATCTCCGGCACGGCCCTGTCGGTGGCGCTGGGCAGGATCGTGCCCGGCCTGCTGTCGGCCATCCCCGGCATGCCAGCGGCTGCGGTGTCGGGGCTCGTCGACTCGCTGCGGGGCTCCGCAGGGGGCTCGATCGCTACCGTCGCCGCACAGGGTGGCCACGGACAGCTCGGGGAGCTGGGACCCCGCGTTGCCGAGGTGATGGCCCAGGGATTCTCACGGGCGGCCCAGTGGTCCATGGGCATCGCCGCCGCGATGCTGGTCCTTGGCCTGATCGGCTCGCTCATGGTCAGGCGCGCGGCGCAACGCGCCTGAACCGATCCCGATCCTCCCGGAAGCACCGAAGGTCCTGCGGGGTTGCCGGACCCTTCGCCACCGGGTGAGGGCGTTGCTCAACCAGAGAACTGCTGCGCTATCCGCGCACCGGCCTCCCCCAGGTAGCGGGCGGGGTGCGCCATGGCCTCCCCGGAGGAGCCGGCCAGCTCGGTGAGGCTGAGGCACCCGATGCCGCGCCGGGTCAGGGCGGCACGACCCTCATCGGTGAACCCGCCGGCGACCACCACGCAGGAGGTCCCACTGGCGGCTGCGGCATCGATGATGGCCGCCACCGCCTTGCCGGCCAGCGACGAGACGTCGAAGGAGCCCTCACCGGTGAGGGCCAGGTCGGCGCGAGCCAGGGCATCCGCGAGCCCGGTGAGCCTGGCCACTTCCTCGGCCCCCGAGACGATGGACGCGCCCCACAGGCTCATCAGCCCGAAGGCAGTGCCCCCGGCAGCGCCGGTGCCCGGGAAGTCCGCGTCGCCCCCGCTGACCTCGGCCAGGTGGGCCAGGGCAGCGTCCAGATAGGCAATGTCCGCGGGCGTGGCGCCCTTCTGGGGCCCGAAGACGGCCGCGGAACCCTCGGGGCCCGTCAGGGGGCTGCGCACATCGCACAGCAGGCGCACGCCACCTGCTGGCGGGGCCACCATCGCCGAGCGATCGATGGACGCCAAGTCAGCCAGGCCGGCTCCCCCGTCGCCGATCTCGGTGCCGTCGGCGGTCAGGAATCGCACGCCGAGCTCCCGCATGGCCCCCACGCCGCCATCGGTGGACGCCGAACCGCCCAGGCCCACCGAGATTCGGTCGGCACCTGCCGCGACCGCTGCCCGCAGCACCTGCCCCAGGCCACGGGTGTGGGCCCCGCGCGGGTCCTTGGCCGCCATGAGCGTGAGGCCCGAGGGGATCGCCAATTCCACGATCGCCTCGCCGGAGGGCAGCACGACCCAGCGGCCGGGCGCGGGACGTCCATCGGGTCCGGTGACCGGCTCGGGAGTGGACATCCACCGGGCCCCGGGAACGGCATCGGCGATCACCGCACAG
The window above is part of the Propionibacterium freudenreichii subsp. freudenreichii genome. Proteins encoded here:
- a CDS encoding glycerate kinase, whose protein sequence is MKMSRIIISPDSFKGTISGEDSAAALGAGWARVRPDDEVMALPQADGGEGTCAVIADAVPGARWMSTPEPVTGPDGRPAPGRWVVLPSGEAIVELAIPSGLTLMAAKDPRGAHTRGLGQVLRAAVAAGADRISVGLGGSASTDGGVGAMRELGVRFLTADGTEIGDGGAGLADLASIDRSAMVAPPAGGVRLLCDVRSPLTGPEGSAAVFGPQKGATPADIAYLDAALAHLAEVSGGDADFPGTGAAGGTAFGLMSLWGASIVSGAEEVARLTGLADALARADLALTGEGSFDVSSLAGKAVAAIIDAAAASGTSCVVVAGGFTDEGRAALTRRGIGCLSLTELAGSSGEAMAHPARYLGEAGARIAQQFSG
- a CDS encoding MFS transporter; the protein is MSNVTSTIETEPTLNPSHRIRRHLPVWLAVVAVIVLAVNLRPGATSIGPLLSELRAGLHMGPGVAALLSAMPPFCFAIIGAFAARIGGRFGTTRTLAVAALVITGGLLGRVLVHGEMSFLALSVLALAGMAVGNVLAPVFVKRFFPGHVAGMMSVYTTVLPIGALAPSLLVPVIFASHPGNWQLNLGVWGATAAVALVVWVVVAAIAPHAGHMRDMTEGAVQRKGPTMWEIARTRKGLALGLFFGLQSMQAYVSFGWLPQIFRDAGLSVAQASLLLSLFNVIAIPGGLVMPIVAQKLTRPTGMIVVLGILLAGGYVGLLLAPAALPWLWTIMLSLSGWAFPLAIALVAERSRDPLVTAQLSGFSQALGYLIAGVGTWLVGAVHGITNGWTVPLVALIISAVLFVTFGIIASARGDVDDELPAFAR
- a CDS encoding MFS transporter, whose protein sequence is MRAERGIAATGDDLTAGERASRALEGPAADSHRDAPGGSPTAPPWKALWVLAAGLAIIVLDGTIVSVAMPTIIDSIGISLTDAQWVTSLYNIVLAALLLPLGKLGDEKGRKALFLIGIVVFMAGSGLAALSGAAAPLLASRTVQAIGAAMIMPSTLSIVSASFRGRDRAAAFGVWGAVMSGAAALGPLLGGIFTETIGWRWIFLVNIPVGIVIVALGLKFVPHTGGASALPGASDPTGASRRRGRGPLSFLDVPGTVLASLGAALFVFGLIEGNTYGWWSPTAPFSVAGIEWPTGWAVSVTPVALFVGAALIVAFVVVERLRGARHKAVTLDMRLFSIPSFSWGNLTAGAVSAGEFALVFVLPLYLVNAVGLSTIRAGLVLMAMALGAMVSGALARKLAAALGAARVVQLGLLLEIIGVAISVTIMKPSMSPLWFAGTLIIYGVGLGLASAQLTSLVLGRVPVAQSGEGSATQSTVRQLGSALGAAISGTALSVALGRIVPGLLSAIPGMPAAAVSGLVDSLRGSAGGSIATVAAQGGHGQLGELGPRVAEVMAQGFSRAAQWSMGIAAAMLVLGLIGSLMVRRAAQRA
- a CDS encoding peptidyl-tRNA hydrolase — translated: MQLVVYRDRHEPARQVDVCEATARAVVALLDDARSAEGGPWHDAVQHWVGGHIRKLVRRADGKRWDDVQLLEGVSVEQAGPADFGVAAARAFVPGPEEPQPKAIDKLQIAGTNFPDEGVSLSVDALAVVEVSPLVEMTSGKMAAQCAHAAQRLYESAGTDGDPESTRASWRADGFRLQVDFPSVEQWHRTPRPVSIIDAGFTELGGLTETTRAYWRH
- the cysK gene encoding cysteine synthase A → MSAIHDSITELIFNTPLVRAPHYLKAAGAPDADIALKLEYFNPAGSVKDRIALAMITDAEKRGVLKPGGTIIEPSSGNTGIGLAAVGTARGYKVKVVLPASLSVERRALIQAYGGEVILTPGPLAIKGSIAYAKQLHEADPSSVILGQFDNPANPEIHYKTTGPEIWKDTDGTVDVFIAGIGTGGTLSGAGKYLKEQKPDLKVIGIEPAKSPILEGGKPGPHGIQGIGTGFVPNTLDRSVYDEVVGITDEDSIAQARLLGTAEGIFVGISSGAALTAALQIAARDEYKGKRIVALLPDSGDRYLSTALGQFPELTVHEDVEL
- a CDS encoding VOC family protein, coding for MSQVIIPSLWFDHVARGAVDFYLDVFPDARQTHIAHYPAEGLPDFQQEFAGEVLEIGFSIDGFEFSAINAGPEFAINPSISFMLNFDPSTMPDARDRLDALWTRLIDGGSALMDLDSYDWSARYGWLQDRFGVNWQLMLTDPAGEPRPFVIPQFMFPYRSARAHEALQYWTSVFPDARQGTVVGYQPDQGQPDGTILFSDFQLAGQWFSAMDSGAQLPEGFDFNEAVSLTVQCADQAEIDHFWQALSAVPEAEQCGWCKDRFGVSWQVVPAAMEELMARPGAYQKMLAMKKLVIADF
- a CDS encoding ABC transporter substrate-binding protein, which codes for MRLPRRAVLGAIGLATLAACSRNDPIGASSSASRTGLVVGSQQYYSNEIIAECYAQVLEASGIAVTRQFEIGQREVYIDEMTSGKIDLIPEYSGNLLQYFNKDTQVTDRDAVREAVVKALPASLHVLDQADAGDQDSYTVTRASAQEHSMSSIGDLAALGTTITVAANSEFATRPYGPTGLKRLYGVDATVLGVEDSGGPLTVKALLDGKVQAADIYTADPSIASNDLVVLSDPKHLILAQNVTPLASARVDAAAAAAINKVSAQLGQSELQSLNSQSVTKQLKAADIAREWLRAKSLV
- a CDS encoding SPFH domain-containing protein, translating into MTTPQSPDASGTPLPDDALVHSPAGHPVGREGSRVDINERRAWAITGLPGILIALALLAVGAWLFLAEDMPEFSAPLGVVLAVIGLLLFSGLAVISPGQTRVVQFFGAYIGTVRRTGLVMTVPLTTRRKVSVKVNNFETNELKVNDSEGNPVNIAAIIVWQVADTAKSVFAVENAHEFVAVQSESALRHIAGAHPYDNGEPGAETLRGATEKVADELAAEVAARIAIAGLEVIEARISSLAYAPEIAQAMLQRQQASAVIAAREKIVEGAVTMVQNALNQLEEQDIVALDDGRKAAMVSNLLVVLCSDSRATPVVNAGTLYN
- a CDS encoding diacylglycerol/lipid kinase family protein, whose protein sequence is MVDKQGDGPTRWSDVLPRARPQPFDRPSRPSGRPRVVGLLVHSLAERQGAIVDSVQAVCREVGARLLVRHTSRAEPGRAQVVQFLDAGADTVVVAGGDGTVRLAAGVLAGAGANQCTLGILAAGSGNVLASALGLRRGSVSGRARVAVLGDLADLDVGLASCWDEHGQPVAPQPFCTMVGMGRDALSVQSTHRRTKRVLGPLAYGVAGLGQLPRRGFEMSWRTDDTPWRRGRYWSVLATNTPLLPGVGPLRAGAVLADRARMDDGLLDVVATRPENPGHWMAIAAAGLLNTRTATHGLQRAQGARVTIEPDQPLPVQADGDIICARARQLSAEVGGHVAVHIGDGRLD